GCGCTCCTCCTGCGCCCTGGAGGCGGTCCGCACCGACGGCGTGGACCAACTCGGCGAGGAGGTGTCGGGCGCGGTGCGCCGGCTGCCCGTCCCGGCCGTACTGCTGTGGGCCGAACGCGGCCTGCTGGACGAGCCGCAGGGCCTGTACGACGAGCGGCGGCTCGCCGCCGCGGGCCTCGACCCCCGCCTGGTGCGCACGCGGCTGGTACCCGGCACCAACCACTACACCATCCTCGTCGGCGACGAGGGCGCCCGGGCCGTGGCCCGGCACCTGCTGGCGGCGGCCGGCGTGCCGGGGCCCGGGGAACCGGCCGCCGTGCCGTCCCGGTGAGCACCCCGGCCCCTCGGCGGCAGCCCCGCGTCAGGCGCCCGACAGCAGGTGCAGACGCAGCGCGAGCTGGAGCTCCAGGGCCCGCTCGGGGGTGTTCCAGTCGGGGCCGAGCAGCGCCTGGACGCGGTCCAGACGCTGCACCACCGTGTTCACGTGCACATGCAGCTCCTCCTTCGCCCGGGTCAGGCTCCCGCCGCGGTCGAAGTAGGCGCGCAGGGTGCGGACCAGCTGGGTGCCGCGCCGGGCGTCGTACTCCAGCAGCGGTCCCAGCACGGCGGTGACGAAACCGTCCACGTCATGGCCGTCGCCCAACAGAACCCCCAGGAAACCGAGTTCGGCGACGCTCGCGCCGTGCCCGGTGCGCCCGAGCACGCGCAGCGCCCGCAGACAGCGCAGGCCCTCGGCGTGTGCGTCGGCGAGGGCCCGCGGCCCGGCGGCCGGTCCGGCGCCCGCCACCGTGACCGGTACGCCGGTCAGTTGGCCGAGCTGCCCGGCGGCGGCGCGCGCCGCCGCACCGGGACCGGTGCCGTCGCACGGGAGCAACAGCACGGCGGCGCCCTCGTGTTCGGCGCTGATCCCGCCGTTCCCGAACAGGTACTGCACGGCGGCGTCGGCGAGCCGCCCCCGGGCCGCGTCGTCGGCCCGGGCGACGAGCAGGACATGCGGGCGGTCGAGGTCGATGCCGAGCCGGCGGCCGCGGGCCACCAGACCGGCCGGGTCGCGGTCGGGCGCGGTGAGCAGATCGGTGACCAGGTCGCCGCGGACCCGGTTCTCGGTCTCCGCCACCGAACGCCTCAGCAGGAGCAGCAGGGAGGTGACGACGCTGCTCCGCTCGAACAGCCGCCGGTCGGGGTCGTCCAGCTCCGGCCGCCCGTACAGGACCAGACAGCCCAGCAGTTCGTGTCCCGCCAGCACGGCGCAGACCCAGCGCCCGTCCCGGAAGACCGCGTGGGCGGTGGCGCGGGAACTCTCCGCCGCCGCGACCAGCGCCGCCGCGTCCTCGGCGCCACCGGCGTCCGGCGCGCCCCGGGTGAGCGTCCCGCCGTGCTCGCCGACCGCGGTCAGCGGCCACCCGGAGCCGTCGTGGACCGCGACGTCCCCCTTCAGCAGACCGGCCACGGCGGCGGCCACGTCCGACACGTCACCGCCGCGCAGCACCAGATCGGTGAGCCGGTCGTGTGACTCGGCGGCACGCTGCATGGCCGCGGAGTGCTCCCGGATCACGGTGTTGGCCTCGGCCAGTTCGGCGAGCGCGGCCCGCGCGTCGGCCATGGCCTTGGCGGTGTCGATGGCGATGGCGGCGTGGTCGGCCAGCGAGCAGAGCAGGGCCACCTCGTCCGGGGCGAAGGTGCGGGGCGTGCGGTCCGCGGCGAAGAGCGCCCCGATGACCTGGCCGCCGCTTCCCGACCCCAGCAGCAGCGGCACCCCGAGTATCGCGACCAGACCCTCGTCGAGGACCCCCGCGTCGATGCTGCCGGTGTGGACGAAGCGGTCGTCGGTGCGGTAGTCCGGCGAGGCGTAGGGGCGGGCGGTCTGCGCGACCAGACCGCCGAGGCCCTCGCCCAGTTGCAGCCGCAGATTCTGGAACAGCTCCGACACCGAGCCGTCGGTGACCCGCATGTAGGTGTCCCCGGCCTCCTCGTCGGGCAGCGTGAGATACGCCGTGTCGGTGCCCAGCAGCATCCTGGCCCGCCGGACGATGGACCGGAGCACCGCGTCCAGGTCGCGCAGGGACGCCAGGTCGCCCGCGGTGTCGAAGAGCGCGGTCAGCTCCGCCTCCCGGCGCCGGTGCTGTCTGAGCGTGCTCTGCACCCGCAGCGCCGCTTCGGTGGCCTGCTCGACCTCCGCGAGGTCCTGGGCGGTGGCACCGCTGCGCCGGGCCTCGACGGCGACGGCGCCGAGGTCTTCGGCGGGCGCGCCCGCGGCGAGGAGTTCGAGCAGCCGGCGCAGGTGCGGGGCGACGGAGGCGGGTCTGTGCGGCATGGGCGGACAACCGTTGCGAAGTCGGGGCGGGGACCGGAAGTCGGGGCGGGGACCGGACGTCGGGGCGGGGATCGGGGGAGAGGGGCGGGGAGGGCCGGGGGCGGGACCGGGCCGAGGGAGTCGGGGGACGGGGAGCGGGCGATGGCCGGGGAGGGCCGGGGCCCGTCCCGGCCAGGGCGGACTCCGGCCCTCCCCGGCCGGGCAGCGGTGCCGGTCCGTCAGGCGGACGTGGCCGCCTGCTGGTCCGCGGCGGGCCGTGCCGCCGAGCCGTCCGGCTCGATGGCGGCCAGGTCCCGGCCGCGCGTCTCACGGGAGGCGACG
This Streptomyces misionensis DNA region includes the following protein-coding sequences:
- a CDS encoding helix-turn-helix domain-containing protein translates to MPHRPASVAPHLRRLLELLAAGAPAEDLGAVAVEARRSGATAQDLAEVEQATEAALRVQSTLRQHRRREAELTALFDTAGDLASLRDLDAVLRSIVRRARMLLGTDTAYLTLPDEEAGDTYMRVTDGSVSELFQNLRLQLGEGLGGLVAQTARPYASPDYRTDDRFVHTGSIDAGVLDEGLVAILGVPLLLGSGSGGQVIGALFAADRTPRTFAPDEVALLCSLADHAAIAIDTAKAMADARAALAELAEANTVIREHSAAMQRAAESHDRLTDLVLRGGDVSDVAAAVAGLLKGDVAVHDGSGWPLTAVGEHGGTLTRGAPDAGGAEDAAALVAAAESSRATAHAVFRDGRWVCAVLAGHELLGCLVLYGRPELDDPDRRLFERSSVVTSLLLLLRRSVAETENRVRGDLVTDLLTAPDRDPAGLVARGRRLGIDLDRPHVLLVARADDAARGRLADAAVQYLFGNGGISAEHEGAAVLLLPCDGTGPGAAARAAAGQLGQLTGVPVTVAGAGPAAGPRALADAHAEGLRCLRALRVLGRTGHGASVAELGFLGVLLGDGHDVDGFVTAVLGPLLEYDARRGTQLVRTLRAYFDRGGSLTRAKEELHVHVNTVVQRLDRVQALLGPDWNTPERALELQLALRLHLLSGA